One genomic region from Prunus persica cultivar Lovell chromosome G3, Prunus_persica_NCBIv2, whole genome shotgun sequence encodes:
- the LOC18783374 gene encoding uncharacterized protein LOC18783374: protein MDPFRNIFSIEGCSSSESGWTTYIASPMQEDDAECRNIEDADYDNHNRITYHTKDKIGKDDNESDDSMASDASSGPSHHHHLVSSKSKDSKAAAGFGFKRDNKQSKHKSTRKQEKKSGEKSTKRK, encoded by the coding sequence ATGGATCCCTTTAGAAACATTTTCAGCATAGAAGGATGCAGCAGTAGTGAATCTGGTTGGACAACATACATTGCATCTCCCATGCAAGAAGATGATGCTGAATGCAGAAATATTGAAGATGCTGATTATGACAACCATAATCGCATTACATATCACACAAAGGATAAAATTGGAAAAGATGACAACGAGAGTGATGATTCCATGGCTTCTGATGCTTCCTCTGGCCCAAGCCATCATCACCACCTTGTTTCTTCTAAAAGTAAAGACAGCAAAGCCGCTGCTGGTTTCGGTTTCAAGCGCGACAACAAGCAGTCTAAGCACAAGAGCACAAgaaaacaagagaagaaaagtggTGAAAAGAGCACGAAGAGGAAGTGA
- the LOC18783681 gene encoding basic leucine zipper 43: MQPGEVTGLHYLVPSSSSSPYPPHFSMSTQSNTTPFQFNRFSSPLYNLQFPNSHLQEINNPQQPSSFSSNSTSDEADEHQLSLINERKQRRMISNRESARRSRMRKQKHLDELWSQVVWLRNENHQLVDKLNHVSESHDKVLQENAQLKEQASELRQMLTDLQLHSPYHPSLRDLEDVPCNTAYLRSESSNQSITSSMDLLG, from the coding sequence ATGCAGCCTGGTGAGGTCACAGGGCTCCATTATCTAGTTCCTTCAAGTTCATCATCTCCCTACCCTCCTCATTTTAGCATGAGCACACAAAGCAACACCACCCCATTTCAATTCAACCGGTTTTCGAGCCCATTATACAATTTACAATTCCCTAACTCCCATCTTCAAGAAATTAATAATCCCCAGCAACCATCTTCTTTCAGcagtaactcaacttctgatGAAGCTGATGAGCACCAGCTAAGTCTCATCAATGAGAGGAAACAGAGAAGAATGATATCTAACAGAGAATCTGCCCGCAGATCACGTATGCGCAAGCAGAAGCACCTGGATGAACTCTGGTCACAAGTGGTTTGGCTCAGAAATGAGAATCACCAACTTGTGGATAAGCTGAACCATGTTTCAGAGTCCCATGACAAGGTTCTGCAAGAGAATGCTCAGCTCAAAGAGCAAGCTTCTGAGCTTCGCCAAATGCTCACTGATCTGCAACTGCATAGTCCTTACCATCCTTCACTTAGAGACCTGGAGGATGTTCCTTGCAACACTGCTTATCTGAGATCCGAGTCCTCGAACCAGTCCATCACAAGTTCAATGGATTTACTAGGCTAA
- the LOC18782034 gene encoding pentatricopeptide repeat-containing protein At3g49170, chloroplastic produces the protein MEIWLAVKDNMHCSSLSLPAPSKLPLPPSLRPQKSPNFDSLNNRLISHINVGHLRKAITTLDLMAQRGTHPDLPIYSLLLKSCIRSRNFDLGRLVHARLVHSQLELDPVVLNSLISLYSKSRDWKKANSIFENMGNKRNLVSWSAMVSCFANNDMGLEAILTFLDMLEDGFYPNEYCFASVIRACSNAQNIRIGNIIFGSVIKSGYLGSDVCVGCSLIDMFAKGSGELDDAYKVFETMPETDAVTWTLMITRLAQMGCPGEAIDLYVDMLWSGLMPDQFTLSGVISACTKLDSLSLGQQLHSWVIRSGLALGHCVGCCLVDMYAKCAADGSMDDARKVFDRMPNHNVLSWTSIINGYVQSGEGDEEAIKLFVGMMTGHVPPNHFTFSSILKACANLSDLRKGDQVHSLAVKLGLASVNCVGNSLISMYSRSGQVEDARKAFDILYEKNLISYNTIVDAYAKHSDTEEAFGIFHEIQDTGFGASAFTFSSLLSGAASICAVGKGEQIHARIIKSGFESNQGICNALVSMYSRCGNIDAAFAVFNEMEDWNVISWTSMITGFAKHGYAAAAVEMFNKMLEAGLKPNEITYIAVLSACSHAGLVAEGWKHFKAMQKKHGIIPRMEHYACMVDLLGRSGSLVEAIEFINSMPFTADELIWRTFLGACRVHGHIELGKHAAKMIIEQNPHDSAAYSLLSNLYASSGLWEEVAKVRKDMKEKFLIKEAGSSWIEVKNKIHKFHVGDTSHPKAREIYDELDKLGSKIKKIGFVPNTDFVLHDVEEEQKEYYLFQHSEKIAVAFGLISTSKSKPIRVFKNLRVCGDCHTAIKYISKATGREIVVRDSNRFHHFKDGTCSCNDYW, from the coding sequence ATGGAAATCTGGCTAGCCGTTAAAGATAACATGCATTGCTCAAGCCTCTCTCTTCCCGCTCCCTCCAAACTCCCATTGCCACCTTCTCTCAGACCTCAGAAAAGCCCCAATTTTGATTCCCTCAATAACCGTCTGATCAGCCACATCAATGTGGGTCATCTCCGCAAAGCAATCACCACCCTTGATCTCATGGCCCAGCGCGGGACTCATCCAGATCTCCCCATCTACTCCCTCCTCCTCAAGTCCTGCATCAGGTCCCGGAATTTCGACCTGGGAAGACTCGTCCACGCCCGGCTGGTTCACTCACAGCTCGAACTCGACCCGGTCGTCCTGAACTCACTGATTAGCTTGTACTCAAAATCTAGGGACTGGAAAAAGGCAAATTCAATCTTCGAAAATATGGGAAATAAGAGAAATTTGGTTTCTTGGAGTGCCATGGTGTCTTGTTTTGCGAACAATGATATGGGATTGGAAGCTATTCTGACATTTCTTGATATGCTTGAAGATGGGTTTTACCCGAATGAGTATTGCTTTGCATCGGTGATTCGGGCATGTTCGAATGCCCAGAATATTCGGATTGggaatataatttttgggtcaGTAATCAAAAGTGGGTATCTTGGGTCAGATGTGTGTGTTGGGTGCTCGTTGATCGATATGTTTGCAAAGGGTAGTGGAGAGTTGGATGACGCATATAAGGTGTTTGAGACAATGCCTGAGACGGATGCTGTTACTTGGACTTTGATGATTACTAGGCTTGCACAAATGGGTTGCCCAGGAGAGGCTATTGATTTGTATGTGGATATGTTATGGAGTGGGCTCATGCCTGACCAGTTTACACTAAGTGGCGTTATATCAGCTTGTACAAAGTTGGACTCATTGTCGTTAGGGCAGCAATTGCATTCATGGGTTATACGGTCTGGGTTGGCTTTGGGTCATTGTGTTGGGTGTTGTTTGGTGGACATGTATGCCAAGTGTGCGGCTGATGGATCGATGGATGATGCAAGGAAGGTATTTGATCGGATGCCAAACCATAATGTTTTGTCATGGACTTCAATCATCAATGGATATGTGCAGAGTGGAGAGGGTGATGAGGAGGCAATCAAACTCTTTGTTGGAATGATGACGGGTCATGTTCCACCAAACCATTTCACGTTTTCTAGCATTTTGAAGGCTTGTGCAAATCTTTCTGATCTGCGTAAGGGTGATCAGGTTCACTCCCTGGCAGTGAAACTAGGCCTTGCATCAGTTAATTGTGTGGGAAATTCACTTATTAGCATGTACTCAAGGTCTGGCCAGGTGGAAGATGCCCGGAAagcttttgatattttgtatGAGAAAAATTTGATATCTTATAACACAATTGTTGATGCATATGCCAAGCATTCAGACACAGAAGAAGCCTTTGGAATTTTTCATGAAATTCAGGATACAGGATTTGGGGCTAGTGCTTTCACATTTTCTAGTCTCTTGAGTGGAGCTGCAAGCATTTGTGCAGTTGGTAAGGGTGAGCAAATCCATGCCCGGATTATAAAATCAGGATTTGAGTCAAACCAAGGCATTTGTAATGCTTTGGTTTCCATGTATTCCAGGTGTGGAAACATAGATGCTGCTTTTGCAGTGTTCAACGAGATGGAAGATTGGAATGTTATATCATGGACGTCAATGATCACAGGTTTTGCAAAGCATGGATATGCGGCTGCAGCAGTGGAAATGTTCAACAAAATGCTTGAGGCTGGATTAAAACCGAACGAGATCACGTATATTGCTGTTTTGTCAGCTTGTAGCCATGCTGGTTTGGTTGCTGAGGGATGGAAACACTTCAAGGCAATGCAGAAGAAACATGGTATCATCCCAAGAATGGAACATTATGCATGCATGGTAGATTTATTAGGCCGCTCAGGATCCCTTGTAGAAGCCATTGAGTTTATTAACTCAATGCCTTTTACTGCTGATGAACTAATCTGGCGAACATTTCTTGGAGCCTGCCGAGTACATGGTCACATAGAGCTCGGGAAACATGCTGCAAAGATGATTATTGAGCAGAACCCACATGATTCTGCAGCATATAGTTTACTGTCGAATTTGTATGCTTCCAGTGGTCTTTGGGAAGAAGTAGCCAAAGTAAGAAAAGATATGAAAGAGAAGTTTTTGATAAAAGAAGCAGGTTCTAGCTGGATAGAGGTGAAAAATAAGATCCACAAGTTTCATGTTGGGGATACGTCACACCCCAAAGCACGGGAGATTTATGATGAACTGGATAAATTGGGttcaaagataaagaaaatagGCTTTGTCCCCAATACAGATTTTGTACTTCATGATGTGGAAGAGGAGCAAAAAGAGTATTATTTGTTTCAACACAGTGAGAAAATAGCAGTGGCGTTTGGTCTTATTAGCACATCGAAATCGAAACCCATTAGAGTATTTAAGAATCTCCGTGTTTGTGGAGACTGCCACACTGCGATTAAGTATATTTCAAAAGCCACTGGGAGAGAAATAGTGGTAAGGGATTCAAATCGGTTTCATCATTTCAAGGATGGGACATGCTCTTGCAATGATTACTGGTGA
- the LOC18783083 gene encoding 6-phosphogluconate dehydrogenase, decarboxylating 3, protein MAAPPKPTRIGLAGLAVMGQNLALNIAEKGFPISVYNRTTSKVDETVERAKNEGNLPLYGFHDPESFVNSIQKPRVIIMLVKAGAPVDQTIKTLSVYLEKGDSIIDGGNEWYENTERRAKAMAELGLLYLGMGVSGGEEGARYGPSMMPGGSFEAYKYIEDILLKVSAQVPDSGPCVTYIGKGGSGNFVKMIHNGIEYGDMQLIAEAYDVLKSVGKLSNEELRSVFSEWNKGELLSFLIEITADIFGIKDDKGDGYLVDKVLDKTGMKGTGKWTVQQAAELSVAAPTIESSLDARFLSGLKEERVKAAKVFKSAGFGDILTAPEVDKAKLIDDVRQALYASKICSYAQGMNLIRAKSIEQGWDLKLGELARIWKGGCIIRAVFLDRIKQAYDRNADLANLLVDPEFSKEIIERQSAWRRVVCLAINSGISTPGMSASLAYFDSYRRERLPANLVQAQRDYFGAHTYERTDVEGAFHTEWFKIAKQSKI, encoded by the coding sequence ATGGCTGCACCACCGAAACCTACAAGAATAGGCCTTGCTGGTTTGGCTGTCATGGGCCAAAATTTGGCCCTCAACATTGCAGAGAAAGGCTTCCCCATTTCAGTATATAATAGAACTACCTCCAAAGTTGATGAGACTGTTGAGCGAGctaaaaatgaaggaaatctTCCCCTTTATGGCTTCCATGATCCTGAATCTTTTGTTAATTCAATCCAGAAACCTCGGGTCATTATCATGCTTGTCAAGGCTGGGGCACCTGTTGACCAGACCATAAAGACCCTCTCCGTCTACCTGGAGAAGGGTGACAGCATTATTGATGGGGGTAATGAGTGGTATGAAAATACTGAGAGGAGGGCGAAAGCCATGGCTGAATTAGGTCTTCTTTACCTTGGAATGGGAGTTTCAGGTGGTGAAGAGGGGGCTCGATATGGGCCCTCTATGATGCCTGGAGGATCCTTTGAGGCCTATAAGTACATTGAAGACATTCTTCTTAAGGTGTCAGCTCAAGTTCCAGACAGTGGCCCCTGTGTGACTTACATTGGCAAAGGTGGGTCTGGTAACTTTGTTAAGATGATTCATAATGGGATTGAATATGGTGATATGCAGCTGATAGCAGAGGCTTATGATGTACTGAAGTCAGTTGGAAAGCTGTCAAATGAGGAACTCCGAAGCGTTTTCTCAGAGTGGAACAAGGGAGAGCTTCTGAGCTTCCTGATTGAAATCACTGCAGATATATTTGGAATCAAGGATGATAAGGGAGATGGATATTTGGTTGACAAGGTTTTGGACAAGACTGGCATGAAGGGTACTGGTAAATGGACTGTTCAGCAAGCTGCTGAACTATCAGTTGCAGCTCCCACAATTGAATCTTCTTTGGATGCAAGGTTTCTCAGTGGTTTAAAGGAAGAGAGGGTTAAAGCAGCTAAAGTGTTCAAATCAGCTGGTTTTGGTGATATCTTGACTGCCCCAGAGGTGGATAAGGCAAAGTTGATCGATGATGTGAGGCAAGCTCTTTATGCATCCAAGATATGCAGTTATGCACAAGGGATGAATCTTATCCGTGCAAAGAGTATTGAGCAGGGATGGGACTTGAAGTTGGGGGAGTTGGCTAGGATTTGGAAGGGGGGCTGCATCATTCGAGCAGTGTTCCTGGACAGAATTAAGCAGGCATATGATAGGAATGCTGATCTTGCAAATCTTCTTGTGGACCCAGAGTTTTCAAAGGAGATCATTGAGAGGCAGTCTGCCTGGAGAAGGGTGGTATGCCTTGCTATCAACTCAGGCATCAGCACCCCAGGTATGTCAGCTAGTCTTGCTTATTTTGACAGCTACAGGAGGGAGAGACTGCCGGCTAATTTGGTCCAAGCTCAGCGAGACTACTTTGGTGCTCATACATATGAAAGAACTGATGTAGAAGGTGCTTTCCATACTGAATGGTTCAAAATTGCCAAACAGTCAAAGATTTAA
- the LOC18783856 gene encoding probable galacturonosyltransferase 9 → MAVAVRGSRGGGGSGFGGFSLRSFFSYRIFVSAMFSLLFIATLSVLFTTNPSTPHHDSALPTTGNAYMRRTFLALNSDPLKTRLDLIYKQANDHVTLVNAYAAYARKLKLEISRQMRMFDDLASNISNLQMKPSYRSALFESDGPLDEDVLRHFEKEIKDKVKVARLMIAESKENYDNQLKIQKLKDTIFAVNELLIKAKKNGAFASSIAAKSIPKSLHCLAMRLVEERISHPEKYKEEEPSPEFEDPSLYHYAIFSDNVIAVSVVIRSVVNNSDEPWKHVFHVVTDRMNLAPMKVWFKMRPVERGAYVEVKAVEDFTFLNSSYVPVLRQLESAKLQKFYFENRAENATTDTHNMKYRNPKYLSMLNHLRFYLPEMYPKLHKILFLDDDVVVQKDLTGLWKIDLDGKVNGAVETCFGSFHRYAQYLNFSHPLIRERFNPRSCAWAYGMNIFDLDAWRQEKCTEQYHYWQNLNEDRTLWKLGTLPPGLITFYSTTKSLDKSWHVLGLGYNPSISMDEIRNAAVIHYNGNMKPWLDIAMNQYKKLWTYYLDNDMEFVQMCNFGL, encoded by the exons ATGGCAGTGGCTGTGCGAGGTAGCCGAGGCGGAGGAGGGTCAGGGTTTGGTGGGTTCAGCCTCCGGAGCTTCTTCTCGTATCGGATCTTTGTGTCGGCTATGTTCTCTCTGCTCTTCATTGCCACGCTCTCTGTTCTCTTCACCACCAATCCTTCAACTCCACATCACGACTCT GCACTTCCAACCACTGGAAACGCGTACATGCGTAGGACGTTTTTAGCTTTAAATTCTGACCCTCTGAAAACAAGATTAGATTTGATATATAAGCAAGCGAATGATCATGTTACTCTGGTGAATGCCTATGCTGCGTACGCCAGGAAGCTTAAGCTTGAGATATCTAGACAAATGAGAATGTTTGATGATTTGGCGTCGAATATCTCCAATCTTCAAATGAAACCGAGTTACCGGTCTGCGTTGTTTGAATCAGACGGTCCTTTGGATGAGGATGTTTTGAGGCATTTTGAGAAGGAGATAAAGGATAAGGTCAAAGTTGCTCGGTTAATGATTGCAGAGTCAAAGGAGAATTATGATAATCAGCTCAAGATTCAGAAGTTGAAGGATACCATTTTTGCTGTTAATGAGTTGCTTATAAAAGCAAAGAAGAATGGGGCATTTGCAAGCTCGATTGCTGCAAAATCAATACCAAAAAGCTTGCATTGTTTGGCCATGAGGCTTGTTGAGGAAAGAATTTCACATCCAGAGAAGTACAAGGAAGAGGAACCAAGCCCCGAATTTGAGGACCCTAGTTTGTACCATTATGCGATCTTTTCAGATAATGTGATTGCTGTCTCGGTGGTGATACGATCTGTGGTGAATAATTCTGATGAACCGTGGAAACATGTTTTCCATGTTGTTACAGATAGGATGAATCTTGCACCGATGAAGGTTTGGTTTAAGATGAGGCCTGTGGAACGGGGTGCATATGTGGAGGTGAAGGCAGTAGAAGATTTTACTTTCTTGAATTCTTCGTATGTGCCAGTATTGAGGCAACTTGAGTCAGCAAAGTTGCAGAAGTTCTACTTTGAGAATCGGGCAGAGAATGCTACCACGGATACACATAACATGAAATATAGGAACCCCAAGTACTTGTCAATGTTGAATCACCTTCGGTTTTATTTGCCGGAGATGTATCCAAAACTGCACAAAATTCTCTTTTTGGATGATGATGTTGTGGTTCAAAAAGACTTGACAGGATTATGGAAGATTGATTTGGATGGGAAGGTGAATGGAGCTGTTGAGACCTGCTTTGGGTCCTTCCATCGATACGCccaatatttgaatttttcacACCCTCTTATTAGAGAGAGGTTCAATCCCAGGTCTTGTGCTTGGGCATATGGGATGAATATTTTTGATCTTGACGCTTGGAGGCAGGAGAAATGCACAGAGCAGTACCATTACTGGCAGAACTTG AATGAGGACCGGACTCTCTGGAAGTTGGGGACTCTTCCACCGGGGCTGATTACGTTCTACTCAACGACAAAGTCGTTGGACAAATCTTGGCATGTCCTAGGGCTGGGGTACAATCCCAGTATTAGCATGGATGAGATTAGAAATGCTGCAGTCATTCACTATAATGGAAACATGAAACCTTGGCTGGACATTGCTATGAACCAATACAAGAAACTCTGGACGTATTATCTGGACAACGATATGGAATTTGTTCAGATGTGCAATTTTGGCTTATAG